In the genome of Roseovarius sp. Pro17, the window AAGGTCAGCCGCAGGACGCGCGTCATGTAGGACGGCGCGATGCCCTCGCGCTCGGCCAGCTCGGCGATTGTGACAAACTCCCCCGACTCCAGCATCCGCTTCCATCGGAACGCCCGCGCCAGTGCCTTGGTGAGCGTGTTGTCCGTCTTGCGCTGGTCGGAGGCTCCATCCGGCAGCTGCATTTCCTTGCGGCCACCACGCTTCACGAGGCGAAACGGGATATGCACTGTCACGGTTTCTGGGGCTACCTTCGCGCGGGTCATGCCGCCGCCCCGAGATCAGTCCTCATGTCGCGCGCCAGCCCGGTCAGCCCGTCCATGCGGAGGCGCACATTCAGACCATCGGTGCCGATATCGATCCGCTCGACCAGCAGCGCAACGATGCGCGCCTGCTCGGCCGGGAAGAGCTCGTCCCAAAGAGGATCGAGGCGGGTCAATGCATCACGCGTTTCGGCCTCGGTGATCTCCCCATCCTGCGCGCGTGCCGCCTTCCATGTGCCCGCCACAATTTCTGGCTGGCGGAAGACCGCGCGCAGTTGGTCAATGACAGCTTTCTCGATTTCGCCTGCCGGGACGCGTCCAACCGGACAGGATCCAGCACCGTGCTTCAAAACGGTCTGGCTGACATAGTAGCGATAGAGCTTGCCGCCTTTGCGCGTGTGGGTCGGCGAGAAGGCGGCACCATCCGGGCCATACAGAAGCCCTTTCAGCAGTGCGGGCGTGTCGGCACGGGTGTGGGCTGCCCGTTTGCGGGGGCTTTCGGTCAGGATGGCATGGACTTTGTCCCAAACCGCGCGGGTGATGATGGCGTTGTGCTCGCCGGGATAGCTGGTCCCTTTGTGCACGGCCTCGCCGATGTAGACGCGGTTGTTCAGCAGCCGGTAGATGAACTTCTTGTCGATGCGGTTGCCACGGCTGGTGGTGACACCCTTCGCATCCAGTTCGCGCGCCAGTTCAGTGCCGGAGCCGATCTCGACAAAGCGGTCGAAGACGCTGCGTACGATCTCAGCTTGGGATGGGACGATGACCAGCTTGCGATCCTTCACGTCATAGCCGAAGGGCAGGTTGCCTCCCATGAAGATGCCTTTTTTCCGACTGGCGGCGAACTTATCGCGGATACGTTCTGCCGTCACCTCACGCTCGAACTGGGCAAAGCTGAGCAGGATGTTCAGCGTCAGACGCCCCATGGAGGTGGTGGTGTTGAACGACTGAGTCACGGAGACGAAGGTCACATCGTTGCGGTCGAACACCTCGACCAGCTTGGAAAAATCCATCAGCGACCGCGACAGGCGGTCGATCTTGTAGACGACGACCACGTCAACCAAGCCATCTTCTACATCGGCCAGCAGGCGTTTCAGGCCCGGGCGTTCCAGCGTTCCGCCCGAGATGCCACCGTCGTCATATTGATCGCGGACCAGCACCCAACCCTCCGACCGCTGGCTGGCGATGTAGGCCTCGCAGGCCTCCCGTTGGGCATGGAGACTGTTAAACTCCTGCTCGAGGCCTTCCTCGGAGGATTTCCGGGTATAGACGGCGCAGCGCAGTTTTCTGACGATGGGTTTGGTCATGTGCGCCTCCGGTGATTTTTCAGGCCGAAGAACACCCAGCCGTTCCAGCGCGTGCCGGTGATGGCGCGGGCGATGGCCGACAGCGACTTGTAAGGGCGCCCCTGCCACTCAAACCCATCGGCGGTGACGGTGACAACCTGCTCGACACCCTGCCACTCACGCAACAGCCGCGTGCCGGTGATGGGTGTCAGATCAGCGCGGATGCGGCTCTTCTTGCGGTCGCCGCCGTCCAACTGTTCGCCGAGGGCTTCCAGCCGCTTCACAATTTCCGGTTTCAGTCCGCCATACGCCAACTCCTGAATGCGGTAGGCCAGGCGGCTTTCAAGATACCGGCGATTGAACGGGGGCGGCTCGCTGTCGAACAACTCGCGCCATTGCTGCTTCAGGTCTGGCGTCGGTGTGGTCTTGAGCGCGGCTAGGCGGGTTGGGATGGGATCGGGGCTGGTCATGCGGTTCTCCTTTGAGTTGGAGGTGCATGAGCGCTCTGGTCGGCCGGGTTGTGTAGCGGAATTTCTCCATGTTTGGCAGATACTTCGGTGGCGTATTTCATGCGAAGGCGGAGCAAACCAAGCGCCAGCAGGTTGCAAAGCTCGGCGCGGCGCTCGAGCGGTTTCATGTGGATCGGGTTCAGCGGATTGGGACCACAGGATAAAGATCGGCTCATGCAGGCACTTCCTTGATGAAAGGGTTCTGCAAGGGGAAAGCCAATCATCCTGATGAATTGGGACATATGGTTGTCAAATTCCGAGCATGATTTCTGCGTGCACGTTATACGGTAGTAAAGCCTTTGGAGATCCACATGGTACGTGCCCCGACCAAGACCTGCCCAAATCTCTCTCGGCTGTTTGATGAGGCTGAGACGGATCAGGTTGCCACCTTTCTGAATATGAGGGCTTTCGAGAGGCTGAGCTGGCTCGATAAATACAAGTTCGATCCTGCTGAGCCTGGTACGGTCAATTCTGCCGAGGAGATGCTGCTGCAGGAGAAGAAGGATAGATTGGCCCCTCTGGAGACCGAGGCCACTCGGATCGTCACGGTTGCCGGGTCTCGCGGCCAATTCGCGCTGGAGGGGCTGGGGAGGACAAAGCTTGAGTCCGAACGGACAAGGAGTCTGATGGGCCAGAGGGACGAACTCGCGCGTAGCCTATGGACCTACATCAACGAGAATACTTTGTTCGAGGCGACGGAGAACAGCCTGCATATGCGGCTCTACCGGCGCTATGACAAGCACTACCAAACATTCATGGTCGAGCCGTCCCATGAACGTGGCGCGAACGCGGCAAGTTCCGTACTCGACTTGCTTCTGGCCGATCTGAACACCCGGCTTGATCGCGGAGATGGCTATAACATCGACCGATTTGACATTCCCGCGGGCGATGGCGAACCGGCGGCGGAGATGTATTTGCTGTTCCATCCGGATCCGCCAACCAGCGTTCGGGAGATCGACGACGCTGGCAACCGTTCTCGGATCTACTTTCGGCCTCCGGGCGAAGCAATGATCGTCTACACGCCGTCGACCGGGAGGGTTCATGTTCGAGCGGGTAATCGAACCCTGCGGCACACGATTGCAGAAAGCTTCATCGAGACTGTTCTGGATCAGCCACCTTCCCGACAGCCGGTTGATTT includes:
- a CDS encoding recombinase family protein; this translates as MTKPIVRKLRCAVYTRKSSEEGLEQEFNSLHAQREACEAYIASQRSEGWVLVRDQYDDGGISGGTLERPGLKRLLADVEDGLVDVVVVYKIDRLSRSLMDFSKLVEVFDRNDVTFVSVTQSFNTTTSMGRLTLNILLSFAQFEREVTAERIRDKFAASRKKGIFMGGNLPFGYDVKDRKLVIVPSQAEIVRSVFDRFVEIGSGTELARELDAKGVTTSRGNRIDKKFIYRLLNNRVYIGEAVHKGTSYPGEHNAIITRAVWDKVHAILTESPRKRAAHTRADTPALLKGLLYGPDGAAFSPTHTRKGGKLYRYYVSQTVLKHGAGSCPVGRVPAGEIEKAVIDQLRAVFRQPEIVAGTWKAARAQDGEITEAETRDALTRLDPLWDELFPAEQARIVALLVERIDIGTDGLNVRLRMDGLTGLARDMRTDLGAAA
- a CDS encoding DUF2924 domain-containing protein translates to MTSPDPIPTRLAALKTTPTPDLKQQWRELFDSEPPPFNRRYLESRLAYRIQELAYGGLKPEIVKRLEALGEQLDGGDRKKSRIRADLTPITGTRLLREWQGVEQVVTVTADGFEWQGRPYKSLSAIARAITGTRWNGWVFFGLKNHRRRT